accactatcctttcatttacttaaaagaaaGCACGTGTAAGTTTTTACAAGTGTACATGtgctgaaataatattttacttgGTCTCATTTTTGACCAGTTTGTAGTTGTAGTTAGTTTTCACAGCCATGTAATAGCCCGCTGTGCGACTCTACCAGAATGAATTTGTCCAATCTCGTCAACAGTCTTTTGCTATTACCAGCACTGCTACTCTGAACTCTCTTCTACGTGTGTCTGATGCacatgttcaaattttctcttggCTGTACCCTCAGGGATAGGGCACTGGAGGGTTGTGGGTACACAAATGTTCAGCCTTGATATTATGCCAAATCATGTTTCAGAGAGGTCGCGCTTGATTACGTCCCATTGGCAAACAATACAAGATCCTGATGATTCACGTTCTCTAACTCGGTGCTGTAttagacttctctctctcttgattttTTAACATCTAGAGGGTTGATAAGGTTTTCTGTTGTACTCCTGAGCCCTTCAAAAAGTCACCGTCATTCTAATTAAGTGTTCCCAGTGGTAAGTACCTATAAGGATGAAAACAGCCACGCAGGCATGATCCTATGCCTTTCCTTGTAGGGCACGTGTAAATATCAGAAGAGTTGTTACAGACTAGGAATGACGCTGGCTTCATCTCCAGATGGGTGGCAAATCTGTGGAGTGCTCAAAGAAGGATTCTGAGACTGTCCAATCTTAGTAAGAAACAGCACTGTAGGAGATTAGTGATGTCTGAAATGGCTAATGGAATAGAAAGTGGTGGCCAACTATCTGCCATCCCTAGAAACAACTGGCATGTTATGAAGGTATCAGTGGTGGCAGGCCACTGATCACCTACCATGCAGAAGAGTTAACAGGCCCAAGACTGATGCCCATAGGAAGGCCTGTTTGCGTGGCTGGCTGGTGGCTTGCATGAGAACTTGGATTTCAGGGTTCCCACCATCCCTGGTAAGAATGGCTCCTCTGGGCCTAAGCTTTGTATAAACACCATGACTTATGTTGCATAgctgctttccttctggaagtctggaattttggtaTGTGCTAGGCAGAAGATGGCTATGTGACCAGCCCCCAATAAAAACTCTGGGCATGGAGTCTCTAATATGCTTTTCTGGTAGATATTATACATGTGTTAAGTTAAGGTGTCTCATGTGACTTCACTGGGAGAGGACTCTTGAGGGTTTGTGCCTGGTTTCTTCAGGACTTTGGCCCATGTACCTTTTCCCTTTGTTGATTTCCCTTTGTATCTTCGCACTATAATAAATCATGGCCATGAGAATGACTACATGCCGAGCCCTGTGGGTCTTCCTGGAAATAGTCTCGGGAGACCCCCCCACATACCTAATAATTATGAACTTTGGTACCAAAGTATCATTTCTTCCCTGAGTTTCAAATCATATTAGCTAAGGCTACAATTGCTTTTGACTTGGTATGATGACACTGGCTATTTCATGTAACATTAGAAGCTCTCTGATTTGTAGTTCTGTATGTCAGATGAATTAAAAAGAGGGTGATGCATTAGCTAATGAGTATAATTCACCTCAGAGGTTAAGTCTTTTGATACATTAGATCTGGGTGTGCAGATGGGGGGAACATAGCACAAAGAAAAAACCAGGACTGAGAACGTTTTACTAGCTCTTGATTTGTTCAGTTATCTCCACTCCTCTCCTATAATATTCACCCCCGAACTCTCTAGCTTTTTTCTGACTGAATAACTGGCTCTGAAATACCTTCAACTTCTGAGGCCAGTGGAGATCTGCTATTCAATGCTACTATATACCCTTTATAGTCAGGTCCTTTCTAATCCAAGGGATTCTGATCAGTGCACAGAAGGATGTAGATTTTTGGGTTCGCTTTGTAAATCTGATAAAGGTTGTAATACATATTCTCCCCAGATATACTACaaatgcatgtatatacacacattgtTTATGTATGATGTTAGAGTGCTCAGGGTCTCTGTGAAGCCCATTTATGGACTAGTTCCCAACACTGtacaacagaactttctgcaagGATAGAAACGCTCTATTTCTGAGCTACCAATACAGAGCCACTAGTCATGTGTGGCTACTGAACATCTGAAATGTGACTAGTGTGTCTGAGGGACTGAagtcttaattttattaattttaattgattaaaaTAGCTACCTGTGGCTGGTGGCTATTGTACTAAACAGTGCAGATTTAAGATctaaattattttgcttcccCATCTTACTCTCTTCAGTCCTGATAGTGATGCTGGGATGAAGGAGGTGAGAGGGAGTGAGGAAACCTGAAAGTCCCAAATAAGAGCATAGCTTCATATGACACGAGTCATACTGAGCAGGAGTCTCCTTGACACCTAGCAGGCCAGGTCATTAGGTAATGGCCCAGGGGCTTAAACAAACTTGGAGCTGAGGCTTCTACTTTGCCTGTGGAGGTCAGGGCAGGGCTGCCAAAAATAGAACTGCCTCCTTTTGTAGCACCTGAAACTATTTGGGCCTTATGGACTCAACATTGGATAACCATAATTTTTCAGTTGCCATAAACAAAACAGATCCCCTATGAAACCTCTTCCACAGTAAGCACTCACTGGTTGGATTTTGTGACTGgattaaacttaaaaactaacCACAGTTCCAAAATAGGACAACACTTACTGTTGCTGCCTCTTCCAGGGCCTGTTTGTTTCCTCCAAGggctttaaaaagaacattttatttagttACTATCGGATTTTAATGATAAACCATCTTCCCTGATATAACCAGTTATCTGTCTAAAACTGGACCAGATTAAAAGCCCTTGGTTCAACATCAAGGACATTCACAaaccagttttaatttttctccacgTTAGACTGGCCCCCTCGTAACATATTCCACGTTCCACCACCACAAAgttcttattttccaaatgtgCCTCTGCCTCTTATGACTCACTGCCTTGGTACTATTTCTTCTACCAGAAATACTCCGCTGTGCCTGACACATTTCTAATTCATCTTTCAAAACGCAGTTCAAATCCAaaactctgtttatttttctgtcacaACAGATTGCTGCAAAGTGCTGAGCTCGTTGCTCATTCTCATCATACCCAACAACTACTCAGAGCTGTTTAAGGGTCCACCCTGCTTTGAACTGAATTCCTTGAGGACAGTTTCTGGCAAAAAATATGACATAGAGTAAGTATGTAGCCAACGTATGTTGAAGGAAGAGGTCTGTGCAAGATTTAGATGTAGAATAAAGTAGAGGTAATCCTCCTTCTAGAAACTTTCATAGTGTCCTATAGAACCGTTAAGAATTCAAGCTTTGGAGGTGCctggggcccctgtgtggctcagtcggttaagcgtccggacttcggctcaggtcatgatctcgcggttcgtgagttttaACCCTGCATCatgcgctgtgctgacagctcagagcctggagcctgcttcagattctgtatttccctctctctctgtccctcccctgctcatgctcacgctctctctcaaaaaactgaataaacattaaaaaaaattaaaaaaaaaaaattttttttacatttatttctgagagacagagcgtgagcaggggaggggcagagagagagggagacagaatctgaagcaggctccaggctctgagctggcagcacagagcccaacgcggggctccaactcacggaccgcgagatcctgacctgagccgaagtcggacgcttaaccgactgagccacccaggcgccccgattttgctcagtttttaaacTGACAGTTTCCACAAGATAAGGAACGCACTGCTTGGGGTTGTCCTCCCCTCGGAGCTCTGGTAACAAACCGagttactcatttattcacttttagATGACgggataaaatattttaggaaagagAGTGCTCTGTGACACGTGAAATTCATGCAAAATTCACATTTTGGTGTGTCCATAGGTACATTTTACTGGAACACACACATGCCCATTCATTACAGCTGTTTCGTAACTGTTAACAGCTTGCGTTGAGTAGCTGCCATAGAGAACCCTCTGGCccagaaagcctaaaatatttactatctggtctcCTAGAAAGGACGTCCGCCTACCTGTGGGGGTTGACGATGTTAAGTACTACgcaggaaaataaagcagggaagggagataAGAGGGCGGGGGGAGCGGTACGACTGCAATTTCCGAAAGCGATCGGGGAAGACCTCACTCAGGTGACCACAGAGGCGCCCCGGGCCGAGGCCGGGGGAAACCAGCAGCTCTTACCAAAGTAGTCGAGCCAGTTCATCTCGCGCAGCACCTTGGGGAGCCTCAGGATCTCGATGTTGTACAGGTTATCCATCTCCTTGAGGAGGTTCTGCCTGTCTGACTGAATCTGCTTGGATCGGATTTGCACTGCGAGAGGGCAGAGCCGACAGAACACGGGTCACGAACGCGGCCCGGAACCCGTGCTGCCCGCACCCCAAGCCCGCCGGGCCCCCGCGATCGCCCCGGGGTAGCGGCAACGACCCGGGCACCGCCCCTTACCTTCACGGTCGAAGTCCCTAAGAAAGGAGGCGAGCTTCCGGCTCCGTAACGAGTTGGTCTTGGCGACCCGACTGCCGCCCTTCCTAGCCGGAGCCATGGCGCTCGGGTGGAGGCCGCGGGGAGCTGGGGACGCAGACACAGGGGGTCAGCGGCCGAGATCCGGGAGGGAAAGTACGGGGGCCGTGGAGGAGCGGGAGAAGGCGGGAGGGCGCCCCACAGGGCTGGTAGGAGGCCCTGTCGTTGGACGCCCGAGCATAAAGGAGTCGCGAGGCACGTACCTGCGGGTCGCGATATGGGCTGAAAAAAACCTCGCTGCTGCAgctgagaggagggagaggctcCGTGGCTATCCGGACCTGCGACCGCCGCCACCAAATTCAAACTGCCACAGACTGACGAATGAGAAGCCGCTGTCTTAGGTGGGTCCCACAACATCCAATCACAAGGAAGCTCCGCGACCAGGCCGCCCGTCCACACGTAGGACTACAACACCCAGAAGGCATTGCGGTGACGACATAGGTTCGCGACTAAGCAGCCTCGCAGGGGCATGCGCAGCGAGACTGCGGGCGCTTGGGGGCAGCCCTGGCGGGTCCTCAAAGTTTGACCGTATTAGCTTTCAGTTTTCTCGCTGGTTTACGGAAAGGCAGCTTCAAGGAAAGGAGACAAGATTCTGGCTCGGGAAGCGCGCGTTTGGAGAGAGCCCTCCGGCCTGCGGAATCCGCGGTCTGAAACCGCGGAGACTGCCTTAGCCGCGGACAAAACCTCCTCCGACGGGTAGAGCGGACACCCTTCCGGAGGTGGGAGACGAGGGCCCGGCCTCCGAGAGCCCCTCTGAAGGTAAGACAGCGCCGCGCGCGCCAGGACTTCCTGTCGGAAGGGATGGACAGCCCCCCCGCGAGGAGACCCTGATTTAGCTGAACCTCACTTGAACACGAGAATCACTCCTGGACCCGGTACTTCCCCCGCCCACTTGCGGCCCTAAtgctgttgttggtttttttcttttcttttctttctgtttttgttctcgGCAGAAGATGACCCAAGACCAACCTCTGCTTGCCGTGCAGGAGGCCCTGAAGCAGTGCTTCCCGGTGGTGGAGGAGCAGCAGGGCCTGTGGCAGAGCGCGCTAAGGGACTGCCAGCCCCTCCTGCTGTCCCTCAGCAACCTGGCAGAGCAGCTGCAGGCGGCCCAGAATCTGCGGTTTGAGGACGTGCCACCACTTCGGGCCTTCCCAGACTTAAAGGAGCGGCTGAGGCGCAAGCAGCTGTGGGCTGGCGACACTGTCTTGGACAAGTTAGAGGAGAGGCTGTAAGAGTTCAATGCCGCTCCTTCTTGGCGGAAAAATGGGAAAACTTGGTCTTTAATAAGTAGCCAGTATCAGTCAGGAGAGAGTTTTCTCCCATACTTGAGAGAATGATATTTGGAGGTGTCCCAACCTTCCCTCCTCTGTTCAACCTTTCCCTCCTTCCAACCCTCTGCCCCATTTGTTGCGCAGCGGGACCTCTTGTCAGAAAGTCATTTTATGGCATTTCCATTGCCCCATAAGGCATGGCAGTGGTGGCCTTAGGAGAAGttacaaaaggagaagagaaaagccaTAGAGAAAGCTTATTAGCCCCCCTCTAGAGTTCTTTTGTAAAAAGCAGTGAGGAATTGTACTTTAAACTTCAGAGGTGCTAAGAGTCAAGGGTTTTACCCTGGTATCATCTCATAAAATCTTTTCAGATCTCTAACTTAACCTCACTTCATCCCATTTTGctggtgaggaaaccaaggctccaTCAGATTGCCTGTGGTCACACAACTCGTAAATGGTAAAGCTGGGATCTAACTCAAGTTTACCTGACGTCAAGGCCAGAGTGGTCCGCTGCCACTCTGTTCTGCTGTACGTTGATGTCTCTGTGCCGAGCATAGCACATCTCTAAACTCTTAGTATGCCGAACGGGAGACCCTCTAAGAGTTCTAAGTATTGAGGATAGACAAGAGGCAGGGCACATACCATTCCTTGACTAGAGCAAGAGAAGGTTCTGGTGTATACAGTCTGTGCCGTAGACTACTTGGAAATGGTCAAAGATGGGGCCCTTCTTTGTATCCATTTGTACAAAATACATTCATGAAGCCTTTACGGGATGCCGAGTGCAAGGTGCTCGGAATACAGCAATGAACCAGACTTAGTTTCTTAGTTGATTAGAAGAGATAGACCATCAGTCAATTAAATTATGTTGTGGTATATTCTAAGGTACTTTTATGTCAGTTCTTGACATATTTGTGAGGATTGGGCTGTTACTTTAAGtctattttttggggggagcattcttttttttttttaatttttaaatgttttatttatttttgagagagagaaagagcaagtgagcaagcaggtgaggggcagagggagagggaggcacagaatctgaagcaggctccaggctctgaggtgtgagcacagagcctgacgcagggctcgaacccatggttcatgacctgagctgaagtcggacacttaaccgactgagccacccaggcgcccctaagtctgttttttaattgtgaGTCAAGGCCACACGTTTTGAAAGCCCCAGTTCTAGGTTAGGGAATTCTTTGTCCTTTTGGAAGTTGTAGCCTTCTTCTTGGTGGCTGGTCCCTTGGAGTCACCAGtggaatgataaaaatatttaccataagGTGGGCACTTTCCTACTGGGCATTTTATATGCGTTATTGCACTTAGTCCTCATAAGAACCCGTTCCGCTCATTTATCCATTGAACAAGTGTTTGTCATTGTGTGCACCAGTGTCCGTGTTCTAGGTACTTAGGGTGTGCAGTGAGCAAGACAGACCATTTTTATACGTGATTGAGAATAAGTAACTTTCCGAGGATCCACAGTAGTCTGTGCCTCCGGAGCAATTTTTCCCATTGGGACATTTGGCAATACCTGGAGACATTACTGATCGTCATAGctcagggagggtgggggcatGGTTTGCTCCTGTCATCTAGTGGGTACAGGCCAAAGATGCTGCCTGACGTCCTAAAATACACAGGGCAACCTCCCCACCACAAAGAACCATCCAGGCCAAAATGTGAGTGTGCTGAGGTTGAGGAACCCTGCCTTAGGCCTTTCTCATGATATTGCCTAATACGAGACTTCTTTTCCCCCAGAAGCGCCCTCCTCAAGGTGCGTGACACCATCAGCAGCCACGTGGAGCGAGTGCTTCAGACCTATGAGCAGCATGCAGACACGATTGGCATGGATGGTGTCCTCCAGGCTTCGGTTGTGAGCCCTTCGGTGGCTGACATGTTGGAATGGTTGCAAGATATTGAGAGACATTATCGAAATTCGTATCCTTTGCACATGTTTCAGGCAGCGTCCAGAGCTGCTTCAGGAAGTCTTTCAGTTTTCGTGAGATTATACCACTACGTAGTATGGGTCAGTCAGTTCTCTTTGATCTCTGAACTTAGAGAAGAATAAAGCAGGGCAAGTGAGGGATGAGCATGGAGTCCTGACTTGAAATAGGGTGGGCAGGAGAGGGCTCACTGGGTTAGTGGCATTTGAGAAAAGACCTAAcgagagcaaaggagagagccATGTGATATTTGGGGGAAGCGTGTCCCAGGTAGAAGAGAccgcaagtgcaaaggccctgtggggGAGAGCATGCCTGACATGTTCATGAAATAGTGCGGAAGCCAGCAGGGCTAGAGCGGATGAGGACGGGGAGCCTAACAGGAGACACGGTCAGAGAGATGGGGCTGGACCTCATAGGGCCCTGGAGGTCTTTGAAAGGATTTTGGCTTTTGCTCAGAGTGAGGTGGAAAGCTGTTAGAAGGTTTTGAGAAGAAGGATAACATAATCAGCCTGTGTTTTCTCACAGTATCACCTGGCTGAGTTCGGAGGAAAGACTTGGGGTGGTGTGGAGCCAGGGGAGCTGCAGGAATACCACCAGTTCATTGGAGTTCTGGcccttttctctccattctttcttttttttttttttttttttcctaatgtttatttatttttgagagccggagtgtgagcaggggaggggaagagagagagggagacacagaacccgaaaggaggccccaggctgcttgctttcagcacagagcccaatgtggggctcgaactcctgaaccatgagttcacgacctgagccgaagtcggccgcttcactgactgagccacttaggcgcccctctCATAAGTCTTGCCTGAATCACGCATCTCCGCTCTGGCTTCAGTTTCTGCCTTCATTTGAGTAACTCCCCAATCCGCCCTTCATTCTCATTTCTAGCCTTGATGTTCAGCTTCCCGCAGCTGCCTCCAGCCGGGTCGCTCCTGGGAGCACAAGCTCCTCGGTCCTGCCACCACACTCAGTCCCCTTTCCCTCCAGGTGTAGGATCAACCCTGTGTGATCATTGTGTGGGAACTCCAgcagccccttccccctctccctctctctttcctttttcactgCATTGGTGGCAGCTGTGGCGGTGGCAGCTGTGGAGGCAGTGGGACAGCCTAGGCGGGGGAGCAGTAGCCGCAGCCAGTGTTACTGAGCgctgactatgtgccaggtactcttcTCCCAACGTCCACACGGCCGCCTGTCAGGTGTTTTGAATCCGTTTCCTTGGCgcttcttgt
The sequence above is drawn from the Neofelis nebulosa isolate mNeoNeb1 chromosome 2, mNeoNeb1.pri, whole genome shotgun sequence genome and encodes:
- the AIRIM gene encoding AFG2-interacting ribosome maturation factor isoform X1, with translation MTQDQPLLAVQEALKQCFPVVEEQQGLWQSALRDCQPLLLSLSNLAEQLQAAQNLRFEDVPPLRAFPDLKERLRRKQLWAGDTVLDKLEERLSALLKVRDTISSHVERVLQTYEQHADTIGMDGVLQASVVSPSVADMLEWLQDIERHYRNSYLKRKCLLSSIQWGDLANIQALPKVWDRISEDEHQTLVQDTLLNVSFFLEE
- the AIRIM gene encoding AFG2-interacting ribosome maturation factor isoform X2, encoding MTQDQPLLAVQEALKQCFPVVEEQQGLWQSALRDCQPLLLSLSNLAEQLQAAQNLRFEDVPPLRAFPDLKERLRRKQLWAGDTVLDKLEERLSALLKVRDTISSHVERVLQTYEQHADTIGMDGVLQASVVSPSVADMLEWLQDIERHYRNSYLKRKCLLSSIQWGDLANIQALPKVWDRISEDEHQTLVQGTGFHLCLHVCFLSLSLCLTEMPLQCLHIFYKSDVLRSLER